The Mesotoga infera genome includes the window GAAGCTGTAGAGAGCGTGGTTGAAAGACCTAAGAAAGGTTTCGGATCCTTTATTAAATCCCTCTTCTTTGGAGGTGTAGATGATGAGCTTTGAGATTGACACAGGTAAGAAGAATGCTGAAATCAGATTGCCATCAATAAAAGTTATTGGCGTGGGTGGAGCCGGAGGAAATGCTGTTAACAGAATGATCACCGAGGGGATTCACGGTGTAACATTCATTGCCGCCAATACGGATATTCAGGTCCTTGAGAGCAACAAGGCCGAGCTGAAAATCCAGCTAGGAACGGAGCTAACCAGAGGACTGGGAGCCGGCGGAAACCCTAACGTTGGTGAAAGAGCCGCCGAGGAGTCCGTAGACGAGATCGGAACATTCCTTGAGGACACCGATCTTCTTTTCATCACTGCAGGCATGGGGGGCGGTACGGGAACGGGTGCGGCTCCAATAGTAGCTTCGATAGCCAGAGAGATGGGAATTCTTACTGTCGCCGTAGTGACGACTCCCTTCTTCTTCGAAGGAAACACCCGCTTGAAGACTGCCCATGAAGGATTAAGAAGACTAAAGAATTCGGTGGACACGCTAATAAGAATCTCGAACAACAAGCTTCTGCAAGAGCTGCCGCCTAACACTTCAATCGTAGATGCCTTTGCAAAGGCCGACGAGACTCTCCATCACGGAATCAAGGGTATCTCCGAGCTTATAACAAAGCGCGGGTATATCAACCTTGACTTCGCCGATGTCGAGTCTGTGTTGAGAAATGCCGGAACGGCAATGCTGGGTATTGGAGTGGGCTCCGGCGAGAGACGCGCCGAAGAAGCTGCGCGAAGAGCCCTTGAAAGTCGTTTGCTGGAAAAGCCTATCGATAATGCGACAGGCATAATTCTCAACGTATCCGCCAAGAATATTACGCTCAGAGAAATGAATATTGCTGCCGCTATAGTTAGACAGAATTGCAGTGAGGATGCGGATGTCAAACTGGGACTTATCGTTGATCCTGAAATGAACGATGATGAGCTTGATATAACCTTGATAGCGGCAGGTCTGGAACTCGATGAAGGCGAATTGATGGGTGATGCTTCAGACATTCCAGCGATCTACAGATTCGGATTGGATATAAACGAGGAGGAGTAGTAGTTGAGAGTCTATAAAAGACTCGGAGAGCTACTTATTGATCAAGGACAGATCAGTGAGGATGCTCTCCAGCAGGCCGTAGCTCTGCAAAAAAAAGTAGGAAAGCCGATTGGTGAGGTCCTTGTGGGAATGGGTGTCATCTCATGGGAGGACATCTACGATTCTCTTTCCAAGCAATACGGCCTCAACGTACTGGATGATGTCCCTAACTTGCTTTCGCCGGAAGTACT containing:
- the ftsZ gene encoding cell division protein FtsZ produces the protein MMSFEIDTGKKNAEIRLPSIKVIGVGGAGGNAVNRMITEGIHGVTFIAANTDIQVLESNKAELKIQLGTELTRGLGAGGNPNVGERAAEESVDEIGTFLEDTDLLFITAGMGGGTGTGAAPIVASIAREMGILTVAVVTTPFFFEGNTRLKTAHEGLRRLKNSVDTLIRISNNKLLQELPPNTSIVDAFAKADETLHHGIKGISELITKRGYINLDFADVESVLRNAGTAMLGIGVGSGERRAEEAARRALESRLLEKPIDNATGIILNVSAKNITLREMNIAAAIVRQNCSEDADVKLGLIVDPEMNDDELDITLIAAGLELDEGELMGDASDIPAIYRFGLDINEEE